The following are encoded together in the Humulus lupulus chromosome 5, drHumLupu1.1, whole genome shotgun sequence genome:
- the LOC133834799 gene encoding sorbitol dehydrogenase: MGKGGMSHGEIKDGEEENMAAWLLGVNNLKIQPFTLPPLGPHDVRVRMKAVGICGSDVHYLKTLRCADFIVKEPMVIGHECAGIIEEVGSGVTTLVPGDRVALEPGISCWRCDLCKEGRYNLCPEMKFFATPPIHGSLANQVVHPADLCFKLPDNVSLEEGAMCEPLSVGVHACRRANIGPETNVLIMAAGPIGLVTMLAARAFGAPRIVIVDVDDHRLSVAKDLGADDTVKVSTNVQDINEEVTQIHKAMIGGVDVSFDCAGFNKTMSTALSATRAGGKVCLVGMGHSEMTVPLTPAAAREVDVIGIFRYKNTWPLCLEFLRSGKIDVKPLITHRFGFTQREVEEAFETSARGGTAIKVMFNL, from the exons atggGTAAGGGAGGGATGTCTCATGGGGAAATCaaagatggagaagaagaaaaCATGGCTGCCTGGCTTCTTGGTGTCAACAATCTCAAGATTCAACCTTTCACTCTCCCACCTCTTG GACCTCATGATGTTAGAGTAAGGATGAAAGCTGTTGGCATATGTGGTAGTGATGTTCACTACCTCAAG ACCCTGAGATGTGCAGATTTCATTGTTAAAGAGCCCATGGTGATCGGCCATGAGTGCGCCGGAATCATAGAAGAAGTTGGGAGTGGAGTGACGACCCTTGTGCCTGGTGACCGCGTTGCACTTGAGCCTGGAATCAGCTGCTGGAGGTGTGACCTTTGCAAAGAAGGTCGATACAATCTATGCCCAGAGATGAAGTTTTTTGCTACTCCACCTATTCATGGTTCTCTTGCCAATCAG GTAGTGCATCCAGCAGACCTATGTTTTAAGCTGCCAGACAATGTCAGCTTGGAGGAAGGGGCAATGTGTGAACCCTTAAGTGTGGGTGTCCATGCTTGTCGCCGAGCCAATATCGGTCCAGAGACGAATGTTTTGATCATGGCAGCTGGACCAATTGGCCTGGTCACGATGCTGGCTGCTCGTGCTTTTGGGGCTCCCAGAATTGTTATTGTCGATGTGGATGACCATCGTTTATCAGTTGCCAAGGATCTTGGTGCAGATGATACTGTCAAAGTTTCAACAAATGTTCAG GATATAAATGAAGAAGTGACTCAGATACACAAAGCCATGATCGGTGGAGTGGATGTTAGTTTTGACTGTGCAGGCTTTAACAAAACCATGTCAACAGCCCTGAGTGCCACTCGTGCAGGTGGCAAAGTGTGCCTTGTGGGAATGGGCCACAGTGAGATGACTGTTCCACTCACTCCAGCTGCTGCAAG GGAAGTTGATGTTATTGGTATCTTCCGGTACAAGAACACATGGCCACTATGCCTCGAGTTTCTAAGGAGTGGTAAGATTGATGTGAAGCCCCTTATAACTCACCGGTTTGGATTTACTCAGAGAGAGGTGGAAGAAGCTTTCGAAACTAGTGCTCGTGGTGGCACTGCCATTAAGGTCATGTTTAATCTGTAG